Proteins encoded within one genomic window of Phototrophicus methaneseepsis:
- a CDS encoding MarR family winged helix-turn-helix transcriptional regulator has translation MDELDRDLLAFWGLLFELIADFEKRLAAHMAAHDLTPPQFYVLKTLIEQGGRCRIGEIARDHHLTNATMTGLVKRLEAMSPALVQRDQSSDDKRAVDVSLTAAGEQRFWAVQTSLMAQARAVFELVPHEEREEALEKVREYFGLLVKQFPLDKGTEDESVTQSPASSH, from the coding sequence TTGGACGAACTCGATCGCGACTTGTTGGCGTTCTGGGGGCTGCTCTTCGAGCTCATTGCTGATTTTGAAAAGCGTTTGGCTGCTCATATGGCGGCCCATGACCTGACCCCGCCCCAGTTCTACGTCCTGAAAACGCTCATTGAACAGGGCGGGCGCTGCCGTATTGGCGAAATTGCGCGCGACCATCACCTGACGAATGCGACGATGACGGGCCTCGTCAAACGCCTGGAGGCGATGTCACCAGCCCTCGTCCAACGTGATCAGAGTAGCGATGATAAGCGTGCCGTCGACGTCAGCCTGACAGCCGCTGGTGAACAGCGCTTCTGGGCTGTTCAGACGAGTTTGATGGCCCAGGCCCGTGCTGTCTTTGAGTTGGTGCCGCACGAAGAACGCGAAGAAGCCCTCGAAAAAGTGCGCGAGTACTTCGGCCTGCTGGTCAAACAATTCCCGCTGGATAAAGGGACTGAAGATGAATCCGTTACACAGTCGCCAGCATCATCGCATTAA
- the rsmG gene encoding 16S rRNA (guanine(527)-N(7))-methyltransferase RsmG, producing MSLIEEAQSQFGLTLTPEQANQFDIYARELADWNTRMNLTAITEPDEVRVRHFLDSLSVVAVMGFDNGDKAVDVGTGAGFPGLPLAIAFPDIHVTLIDATAKKITFLEHIVAECGLTNVQTVHARAEDAGHDSAHRGQYDVVVARAVARLPSLLEYMLPLAKVGGFCIAMKGDSASEELEDSKRALFVLGGEAKPIADVPFPQIDRTHYLVTIEKTQKTPKPYPRKAGTPTRKPIGF from the coding sequence ATGTCTTTGATTGAAGAAGCCCAATCCCAATTCGGCCTGACGCTGACGCCAGAACAAGCGAACCAGTTCGACATTTATGCGCGCGAATTGGCAGACTGGAATACGCGAATGAACCTGACCGCCATCACAGAGCCGGATGAAGTCCGGGTGCGGCACTTTTTAGATTCGCTCTCTGTCGTGGCTGTGATGGGCTTCGACAATGGGGATAAAGCCGTTGATGTGGGCACAGGGGCTGGCTTCCCTGGCCTCCCACTGGCGATTGCCTTCCCAGACATTCACGTCACCTTGATCGATGCCACCGCCAAGAAGATCACCTTTTTAGAGCATATTGTGGCTGAGTGCGGCCTCACGAATGTGCAAACGGTCCATGCCCGCGCTGAAGATGCAGGCCACGATAGCGCTCATCGCGGCCAGTATGATGTGGTTGTGGCGCGTGCAGTCGCACGCCTCCCATCTCTATTGGAATATATGCTCCCACTTGCCAAGGTCGGCGGCTTTTGCATTGCGATGAAAGGCGATAGCGCCTCAGAAGAACTCGAAGATAGCAAACGAGCGCTCTTTGTGTTGGGTGGAGAAGCCAAACCCATTGCAGATGTCCCCTTCCCGCAGATCGACCGTACACATTACCTCGTCACCATCGAAAAGACGCAAAAGACACCCAAACCGTATCCGCGTAAGGCTGGCACCCCCACGCGCAAACCAATCGGCTTCTAA
- a CDS encoding alpha/beta fold hydrolase — MSFEEYYKNVPSYQREMLRLFRVTHPRQQTTINETCWTYIYAGEGEKTVLWLTGGLRVADMAFQSILKLEAHYRVIAPDYPALESMNDLVDGLAALLDQLGVETTAIISDWFGGMVAQVFVRRYPHRVSKIILTNVPPPEPKRIDFYRTRYNMLRWLPDFWVLQLIKSIFFKITSPYAEMAEFYAAFFDELFAERLHKEDILSMLRCVEEYCTYQFTPTDLDHWEGSILITNDESNAIFNLSNHKHMQFLYPNAQTFSFKSSSYTSLEHRQEAFYQRVRTFFE, encoded by the coding sequence ATGAGTTTTGAAGAATACTATAAAAATGTACCCTCTTATCAGCGAGAGATGCTGCGTCTGTTCCGCGTCACCCATCCGCGCCAACAAACGACCATCAACGAAACATGTTGGACATATATCTATGCAGGAGAGGGCGAAAAAACAGTCCTATGGCTGACAGGTGGCTTGCGCGTTGCCGATATGGCATTCCAGAGCATCCTCAAGCTAGAAGCCCATTATCGCGTCATTGCACCGGATTACCCGGCATTGGAAAGTATGAATGATCTGGTTGATGGATTGGCGGCTCTGCTGGATCAACTAGGGGTTGAGACTACCGCGATCATTAGCGATTGGTTTGGGGGCATGGTCGCCCAGGTCTTCGTCCGGCGCTATCCCCATCGTGTCTCTAAGATCATCTTGACGAATGTCCCGCCACCAGAGCCGAAACGAATTGATTTTTATCGCACACGGTACAATATGTTGCGTTGGCTGCCCGATTTTTGGGTCCTGCAATTAATCAAATCGATCTTCTTCAAGATCACCTCACCTTATGCAGAAATGGCAGAGTTTTACGCGGCTTTCTTCGATGAATTATTTGCAGAACGGCTCCATAAAGAGGATATATTGAGTATGCTGCGCTGCGTGGAAGAATACTGCACTTATCAATTCACACCAACGGATCTTGATCACTGGGAAGGCAGCATCTTAATTACAAATGATGAGAGCAACGCTATTTTCAACCTATCGAACCATAAACACATGCAATTTTTATACCCGAACGCACAAACTTTTTCCTTCAAAAGCTCTAGTTACACATCGTTAGAACACCGTCAAGAAGCCTTTTATCAGCGAGTAAGAACTTTCTTTGAATAG
- a CDS encoding CNNM domain-containing protein: protein MLDLLQLMPISPIFANAGAEGIEATGTVSALLIYITIAIGVSFLCSVLEAVILSTSVSYIESNVEAGRSWAKLMQKHKANVERPIAAILTLNTFAHTIGAAGAGAEAAAIFGNELVTVITIVLTLLILVLSEIIPKTVGALYWQALNPFAAYVIQVLVFVLFPVVWALEQFTRLLGSDGTHAPTVSRAEIEAMARIGVTEGALLERENRILRNLLQLNKVHVGDVMTPRPVVLALQENTAVQEVLTKHATLPYSRLPIFGESTDDVTGYVLRHDIFMCLAHEQISTPLTELKRDILVLPESASVAIALDEFIRKQEHISLIIDEYGGTAGILTLEDAIETMLGIEITDESDVVADLRKMAEERYARQQRVLNAVTTASTSDVSIPDSADNTQDNTPEEHPNE, encoded by the coding sequence ATGCTCGACCTCCTACAACTGATGCCCATTTCGCCTATTTTCGCCAATGCTGGTGCCGAAGGTATCGAAGCAACTGGCACCGTATCCGCACTATTGATCTATATCACAATAGCCATTGGTGTTTCGTTTCTTTGCTCCGTCCTAGAAGCCGTCATTCTCTCTACATCCGTTTCTTACATTGAATCCAATGTTGAAGCAGGCCGTAGCTGGGCCAAGCTGATGCAAAAGCACAAAGCCAATGTCGAACGCCCTATTGCGGCGATCCTGACGTTGAACACATTCGCCCATACAATTGGTGCGGCGGGTGCGGGTGCAGAAGCCGCAGCAATCTTCGGCAATGAACTCGTCACCGTGATTACGATTGTGCTCACGCTGCTGATTCTGGTTCTTTCTGAGATCATCCCCAAGACGGTGGGGGCGTTGTACTGGCAGGCTTTAAATCCCTTTGCCGCTTATGTAATCCAGGTGCTGGTGTTCGTCCTATTCCCCGTCGTCTGGGCGTTGGAGCAATTCACACGCTTATTAGGATCCGACGGCACCCATGCGCCGACCGTCAGCCGTGCGGAAATTGAAGCCATGGCCCGCATCGGCGTGACAGAAGGGGCCTTACTGGAACGCGAGAACCGCATCCTGCGCAATCTCTTGCAGTTGAATAAGGTCCATGTCGGTGATGTGATGACACCGCGTCCTGTGGTGCTTGCCTTGCAAGAGAACACGGCTGTGCAGGAAGTTCTCACCAAACATGCAACCCTGCCCTATTCACGCTTGCCTATCTTTGGCGAGAGCACAGACGATGTAACCGGGTACGTCCTGCGACATGACATCTTTATGTGCCTGGCACATGAACAGATCTCTACGCCGCTGACAGAGCTTAAGCGAGACATCCTGGTCTTACCTGAGAGCGCTTCAGTAGCCATTGCGCTGGATGAATTCATCCGTAAGCAGGAACATATCAGCCTGATCATTGATGAATATGGTGGCACAGCAGGTATCCTCACGCTTGAAGACGCCATTGAGACCATGCTGGGTATTGAAATCACAGATGAATCTGACGTCGTGGCTGATTTACGGAAAATGGCCGAAGAGCGTTATGCACGTCAGCAGCGTGTGCTCAATGCCGTCACCACTGCATCTACAAGTGACGTCTCAATCCCAGATTCAGCCGATAACACACAAGACAATACACCCGAAGAACACCCAAACGAGTAA
- a CDS encoding toll/interleukin-1 receptor domain-containing protein, translating to MNARITIQQMNEVFRKSPLIELNTRRIALRRILRKHPNDLKARDALQRTQQVKVVRLAAKDGVMMAFCKKDEAFATEVHTSLKVGGLRVWQDAFDGLDTDNWVTTREEAIEYNNVLLLILSEAALHDDNVMATYQSFWDSGKLIVPLLYKTCNIQHLNLYVEPIDFRQDMLAGFHRLMHMVRIPK from the coding sequence TTGAACGCGCGTATCACCATTCAACAAATGAATGAGGTTTTCCGCAAATCACCTTTGATTGAACTCAATACGCGTCGTATTGCGTTACGACGTATCCTCCGCAAACATCCGAACGATCTTAAAGCCCGTGATGCTCTACAGCGCACCCAACAGGTGAAGGTCGTCCGCCTCGCGGCCAAAGATGGCGTCATGATGGCCTTTTGCAAAAAAGACGAAGCCTTTGCAACGGAAGTCCATACCAGTCTCAAAGTCGGCGGGCTGAGAGTATGGCAGGATGCCTTTGATGGCCTCGATACGGACAATTGGGTCACGACCAGAGAAGAAGCTATCGAATACAATAATGTGCTCCTGCTGATCTTATCAGAAGCCGCCCTACACGATGACAACGTCATGGCAACGTATCAGAGCTTCTGGGATAGTGGCAAACTTATCGTGCCGCTGCTATACAAGACGTGCAATATACAGCACTTAAACCTCTATGTAGAGCCTATTGACTTCCGGCAGGATATGCTGGCAGGCTTTCATCGCTTAATGCACATGGTCCGCATCCCCAAGTAA
- a CDS encoding DNA-3-methyladenine glycosylase family protein — MTTYVVHPPAPYNTGLLLAFLRRFTTPALNIVHGDHIRRVLHLEGVPTLVEVDCSTTPLQITQHDTPGQQNTLPGALPHPIRHWLGMDDDLTPFYAYIAQNARLSALLGDLIGLPLLRTENLFEALISIIIEQHISWVAAQGAQQRLVQALGTPIKYDGHIYYAMPTPEQIATAPEAALNATKITYKRQALLRDIAERFLSGKLDTVALQQLAPQALYETLLQIKGIGHWTAACVVSRATGHYGYVLHNDVALQAAVNHYFLGGKGRIPGQQLIDILSEYEPYAGLIAHFIIIKWVLEMYPPTG, encoded by the coding sequence ATGACAACCTATGTGGTCCATCCGCCAGCACCTTATAACACCGGTTTACTTCTGGCTTTTTTGCGGCGCTTCACAACACCAGCTTTGAACATCGTCCACGGCGACCATATCCGGCGTGTGTTACATCTTGAAGGCGTGCCCACGCTGGTAGAAGTCGATTGCAGCACAACGCCACTACAGATCACCCAGCATGACACCCCAGGCCAGCAAAACACCCTACCCGGCGCATTGCCTCATCCAATCAGGCATTGGCTTGGGATGGATGACGACCTCACGCCCTTTTACGCTTATATCGCGCAAAATGCGCGTTTATCGGCTTTATTGGGGGATTTGATCGGGTTACCCCTTCTACGGACGGAAAACCTCTTTGAGGCCCTGATTTCTATCATCATAGAGCAGCATATCAGTTGGGTAGCGGCACAGGGCGCGCAGCAGCGATTAGTCCAGGCATTGGGCACGCCAATAAAGTATGATGGGCACATCTACTACGCTATGCCAACGCCGGAGCAGATCGCCACTGCGCCGGAAGCCGCCTTAAATGCAACCAAGATCACTTATAAGCGGCAAGCGCTTCTGCGCGATATTGCCGAGCGCTTCTTGAGCGGCAAGCTGGATACAGTCGCGCTCCAACAGCTAGCGCCACAAGCACTCTATGAAACGTTGCTGCAAATCAAAGGAATCGGCCATTGGACCGCAGCGTGCGTGGTCTCACGGGCAACAGGGCATTATGGCTATGTGTTGCATAATGATGTGGCTTTACAAGCCGCTGTAAATCATTACTTCCTGGGTGGTAAAGGGCGCATCCCCGGCCAGCAGTTAATCGACATCCTCAGCGAATACGAGCCTTATGCCGGGTTGATCGCCCACTTCATCATCATCAAATGGGTGCTGGAAATGTACCCGCCCACTGGCTAG
- a CDS encoding carbohydrate kinase family protein, whose protein sequence is MIEEDDFVLVVGSAGIDMKGKPDGPLKSGIPNQGHIRNSVGGVARNIAENLARLEIPVVLLTAVGDDAEGERVIDACEALDIDCDSVLTVDDARTGTYMALLTPEGELDVAISDFEIMRYLTPAYLHENEDLFEDAAMVVIDATMTPESIKTVFELAEKYDVPVCADPTTPELATKLCDYIPQLYLVVPNAAETTALCGLQNPAKDRDSAIEAARHLVTLGTEIAVVTVGEEGLSYADSNGGGFIKAPKVHVVDSTGAGDALSAAIIFGLLNDIAIDDAMKLGVGAAALTLQTRETVPHALNPETLYDMLA, encoded by the coding sequence ATGATCGAGGAAGACGATTTCGTATTGGTTGTTGGCTCTGCGGGCATCGATATGAAAGGCAAGCCAGACGGGCCACTGAAGTCAGGCATCCCCAATCAAGGCCATATTCGCAACAGCGTTGGCGGTGTGGCTCGTAATATTGCTGAAAACCTGGCACGCCTGGAAATCCCGGTGGTGCTGTTAACGGCTGTGGGTGATGATGCTGAAGGCGAGCGCGTGATTGATGCCTGCGAAGCGCTGGATATTGATTGTGATAGTGTGCTCACCGTCGATGATGCGCGTACGGGGACCTATATGGCTTTGCTGACGCCTGAGGGCGAGTTGGACGTCGCCATTAGTGACTTCGAAATTATGCGCTACCTTACCCCGGCTTATCTGCATGAAAATGAAGACCTGTTTGAGGATGCGGCTATGGTCGTCATCGATGCGACGATGACGCCGGAATCCATCAAGACCGTCTTTGAACTGGCGGAAAAGTACGATGTGCCCGTTTGTGCGGACCCTACCACGCCGGAATTAGCCACGAAATTATGCGATTATATCCCTCAGCTTTACCTTGTGGTGCCGAATGCCGCTGAGACAACCGCACTTTGTGGGTTGCAGAACCCCGCGAAAGATCGGGATTCCGCGATTGAGGCGGCTCGTCATCTCGTCACGCTCGGAACAGAAATTGCTGTTGTGACGGTCGGCGAGGAGGGGCTTTCATATGCTGATAGCAACGGCGGCGGCTTTATCAAAGCGCCGAAGGTGCATGTCGTCGATAGCACGGGGGCTGGTGATGCTCTCTCTGCGGCGATTATATTTGGCCTGCTCAATGATATTGCCATTGATGATGCGATGAAGCTGGGAGTGGGAGCGGCGGCGCTGACGCTGCAAACGCGAGAAACAGTCCCACATGCGCTGAATCCTGAGACGCTCTATGATATGCTGGCCTGA